From a single Micromonospora sp. WMMD1102 genomic region:
- the rplD gene encoding 50S ribosomal protein L4 produces MTTVDVLNAEGTKSGSVELPAEIFDAQANIALMHQVVVAQLAAARQGTHKVKTRGEVAGGGKKPYKQKGTGRARQGSIRAPQFAGGGVVHGPVPRDYSQRTPKKMKAAALRGALSDRARNGQVHVVETFVTGETPSTKGALGVLRKASEAKRVLVVLSRTDELNWLSLRNEPRVHLLEAGQLNTYDVLVADDVVFTKEALDEFLGGRGGAQGEESDK; encoded by the coding sequence GTGACCACCGTTGACGTGCTGAACGCCGAGGGGACCAAGAGCGGCTCCGTCGAGCTGCCCGCCGAGATCTTCGACGCCCAGGCGAACATCGCGCTGATGCACCAGGTCGTGGTCGCCCAGCTCGCCGCCGCGCGGCAGGGCACGCACAAGGTCAAGACCCGGGGCGAGGTCGCCGGTGGCGGCAAGAAGCCGTACAAGCAGAAGGGCACCGGGCGGGCCCGGCAGGGTTCGATCCGCGCGCCGCAGTTCGCCGGCGGTGGTGTCGTGCACGGGCCGGTCCCGCGCGACTACAGCCAGCGGACCCCGAAGAAGATGAAGGCCGCCGCGCTGCGTGGCGCCCTCTCGGACCGGGCCCGCAACGGTCAGGTGCACGTCGTCGAGACCTTCGTCACCGGCGAGACGCCGTCGACCAAGGGGGCGCTCGGCGTGCTGCGCAAGGCGAGCGAGGCCAAGCGGGTGCTTGTGGTGCTCAGCCGCACCGACGAGCTGAACTGGCTCTCGCTGCGCAACGAGCCCCGGGTGCACCTTCTGGAGGCCGGCCAGCTCAACACGTACGACGTGCTGGTGGCTGACGACGTGGTCTTCACCAAGGAGGCCCTGGACGAGTTCCTGGGCGGCCGTGGTGGGGCGCAGGGTGAGGAGAGCGACAAGTGA